A region of Takifugu rubripes chromosome 6, fTakRub1.2, whole genome shotgun sequence DNA encodes the following proteins:
- the LOC115250164 gene encoding LOW QUALITY PROTEIN: mothers against decapentaplegic homolog 4 (The sequence of the model RefSeq protein was modified relative to this genomic sequence to represent the inferred CDS: deleted 5 bases in 5 codons), translated as MSITNTPTSNDACLSIVHSLMCHRQGGESESFAKRAIESLVKKLKEKKDELDSLITAITTNGAHPSKCVTIQRTLDGRLQVAGRKGFPHVVYARLWRWPDLHKNELKHVKYCQYAFDLKCDSVCVNPYHYERVVSPGIDLSGLTLSSSGPLLVKDEYDYDNQQSHSSSESHLQTIQHPPSRPGPQEPFNGPSLLPPSEASGSASTSAFSAISAGPSNPNPNWSRNSSFTPAVPQHQNGHLQHHPPMPHTGHYWPVANEIAFQPPISNHPAPEYWCSIAYFEMDVQVGETFKVQSTCPIVTVDGYVDPSGGDRFCLGQLSNVHRTENIERARLHIGKGVQLECKGEGDVWVRCLSDHAVFVQSYYLDREAGRAPGDAVHKIYPSAYIKVFDLRQCHRQMQQQAATAQAAAAAQAAAGGGEHPGPGSVGGIAPAISLSAAAGIGVDDLRRLCILRMSFVKGWGPDYPRQSIKETPCWIEIHLHRALQLLDEVLHTMPIADPQPLD; from the exons ATGTCCATCACGAACACTCCCACGAGTAATGATGCCTGCCTAAGTATTGTGCACAGCTTGATGTGCCACCggcagggaggagagagcgaAAGCTTTGCCAAACGGGCCATCGAG AGCCTtgtgaagaagctgaaggagaagaaggatgaGCTGGATTCCCTCATCACAGCGATCACTACCAACGGAGCACATCCCAGCAAGTGTGTCACCATACAGCGCACCTTGGACGGGCGTCTGCAG GTGGCTGGGCGGAAAGGTTTCCCTCATGTTGTGTACGCGCGGCTGTGG CGGTGGCCCGACCTGCACAAGAACGAGCTAAAACACGTCAAATATTGCCAGTATGCGTTTGATCTGAAGTGCGACAGCGTTTGTGTCAACCCGTAC CACTACGAGCGGGTCGTGTCTCCAGGCATCG ATCTATCAGGACTGACCCTCTCCAGTTCAG GCCCACTTTTGGTGAAGGACGAGTACGACTACGACAACCAGCAGTCCCACTCCAGCTCCGAGAGCCACCTGCAGACCATCCAGCACCCCCCGTCGAGGCCCGGTCCGCAGGAACCCTTCAACGGTCCCTCT TTGCTGCCCCCGTCGGAGGCGAGCGGCTCGGCTTCGACGTCGGCTTTCTCCGCCATCAGCGCCGGACCCTCCA ATCCAAACCCCAACTGGAGCCGCAACAGCAGCTTCACCCCCGCGGTGCCTCAGCACCAGAACGGGCATCTCCAGCACCACCCCCCCATGCCGCACACCGGCCATTACT GGCCGGTGGCCAATGAGATTGCCTTCCAGCCCCCCATCTCCAACCACCCCG ctccggaGTATTGGTGCTCCATCGCGTATTTTGAGATGGACGTCCAGGTCGGGGAGACGTTCAAGGTCCAGTCCACGTGTCCCATCGTGACGGTGGACGGGTACGTGGATCCGTCGGGGGGGGATCGCTTCTGCCTGGGCCAGCTGAGCAACGTGCACAGGACGGAGAACATCGAGAGAGCCAG GCTTCACATCGGCAAAGGCGTGCAGCTGGAGTGTAAAGGTGAAGGGGACGTGTGGGTGCGCTGCCTGAGCGACCACGCCGTCTTCGTGCAGAGCTACTACCTGGACCGCGAGGCCGGCCGCGCCCCCGGGGACGCGGTGCACAAGATTTACCCCAGCGCTTACATCAAG GTCTTCGACTTGCGTCAGTGTCACaggcagatgcagcagcaggccgCCACGGctcaggcggcggcggcggcccagGCGGCGGCG GGTGGCGGGGAACATCCGGGGCCGGGGTCCGTGGGAGGCATAGCCCCTGCCATCA GTCTGTCCGCCGCCGCCGGCATCGGCGTGGACGACCTGCGCCGGCTGTGCATCTTGAGGATGAGCTTCGTGAAGGGATGGGGGCCCGACTACCCCCGGCAGAGCATCAAGGAGACGCCGTGCTGGATCGAGATCCACCTGCACcgagctctgcagctgctggacgaGGTCCTGCACACCATGCCCATCGCCGACCCCCAGCCCCTCGACTAG